ACTAATTCTGTATCGCTCATTCCAGAAAGTCCCGTTTGGATCGGTTTCCAGTAACGGAAGCCATAACTTTCTGCATACTTCGCCATAAATAGACAGGAAAAAAAAGTTTTCCCTATATCCGTTCCGGTTCCTGCAACGTAAAAAGCTTGGCCCATACGGATCAAGTTTTATCAATTCTTGGCCCCGTCTATCCGATTTATATAAGAGAGGCTCTATGCAACTTCCCCTTTGGAAATCCATTCTCAAACGTGACGAAAATCCGATAACGGAGATTTCACATTTTTTACGCGAAACTGCTATCTTCGAAGGTATGTCTCGCAGGACTTTACGTGAAGTCGCGAGGCTGATTCACAAACGTAAGTATTATGCTGGCGAAACCATTTTCTACCAAGGGCAAGCTGGAACCGGTGTGTATTTGATCTTACAAGGTAAGGTGGAAATTTTTTCCGAAAGAGAAGGAGTAACCTTAAAGCTCGCCGAACTAGAGAAAGGTGCTTTTTTTGGTGAACTTGCCCTCTTCCAGGATTTTCCAAGGTCTGCAACTGCAGTTGCCCTCGTAGATTCTATTCTACTCGGTTTTTTCCAACCAGAATTAAAAACTCTTTTAGAAACGAAACCAAGAGTTGGAAACGATCTTCTCCTCAGTTTTGCATCAATCATTGCAGATAGACTTCGCAAAACAAACGATACATTAGAAGCGGCTTACTTCAAAAGTAAAAAAAATAAAACCAAATGAATTTAAAAGAATTCAATCTATCATCTCTTATCTTAAGAAGTGCTTTTTTTGGTCTCATCGCACTAACTGTTTTGATTGGAGTTGTGGGAGTCAAATTTTTGGCCATCCCGCTACTTATTTCAGGAATCCATTTTTATATCTTCCATGGGATTGTGGATTATTTTGAATCAAGAGGAATTCATAGAGCCATTACAATCATTTTCATTTTTACAATTCTGATTGCTGGTGCTTATTGGTTTTTAGCTTTTTATTTACCCAACCTTTTCGAAAAAGCTCAGCCAATTGTTTCAGAATGGTCTATGAAGATGGATGATCCCAACTTTCAGTTGTTAGATTTCAATAAACTTCCCGTTGTTTCTCAAAATCCAGAGTTATGGAAAAAAATCATTCATCCAGAAGAAGTCGCAAAAATGGCCACAACCAATTTGGAGGAATTTCTGCGAAGTCTCGTTGTAATGATCCCAACATTTATTAGTTGGATGATTATCATTCCAATCATCAGTTTCTTTTTGTTATTAGATGCAAATTTAATTTATAAAACAGTAATCAGTTTTATTCCCAACAGATTTTTTGAAATGTTTCTGATGGTTTTTTATAGAATGAACCAACAGATAACAAGTTACTTAAAAAGTTTAGTGATTCAATGCGGGATTATGGCAATTGTTGCTTCCATTGGTTTTTATATCGTGGGAGTTAAATTTTTTATTCTTTTTGGAGTGTTTTTAGGAGTAGCCAATTCTATCCCTTATCTTGGCCCATTAGTAGGAGCCATTCCACCAATTCTATTTTCTATCCTCTTTCCCGAGATGTCACCGTCTATTGGTTCCATCGCCTCTGTCGTCGTTGTTGCTCAATTAGTGGATAATGCCATAGTGCAACCAGTGGTGATCGCTAACGCAGTTTCTCTCCATCCTTTGGCAATTTTAATTGGGATTGCTGTGGGAGGAAATTTCTTTGGTATTTTTGGGATGTTATTAGCCATTCCAGTATTATCTATTCTCAAAGTAACGATTGGAATTTTATACCACGCACTAAAAGAACACCAAATCATTTAATCGAATTTGAAGATGAAAGATTTGAGTGTTTTTTAGTTTATTCTTCTCGTTTGTTCCACTTACCCATTTCTGAAAATACAATTCCGAAAAGGGTAAGTCCGGAGCCAACGGCTCCTACCATTTCCAATCTCTCACCTAATACTAAATAAGCGAGAAAGAAAGAAAAAACAGGCTCCAAACTATAGAGTAGTCCCGCTCTTGCCGGTGGAACAGCTTTTTGGTATCTAGCTTGAATCTGAGTTGTGAATATCGTAGCAAAGATAGAAGTATATAAAATTCCGATCCAAAACTTCAAATCAAACTGAATGGAAATTTGTTGGTTTAAAAAAATAGATTCAACAGGAAATAAGGTAGTAGATACAATCGCAATCAGCAAAATCTCAAAAGAAACGAGAATCTGTGTAGGAATTTTTTTACTAAAAATATCAATAAGGATGATGTAAATAGCAAAGAAAAAAGCGCCTATCAATGTCAGTCCATCACCATAACCAAATCCAACTGTCTTAGTGATCTCTTCGTAAGACTTTCCATTTTGTGAAATCAAAAACAAACCAATCACTACAATCAAAACAGCAACCCAAGTGCGAAGTGATGGTAACTTTCGTTCGATAACTATTTGTAACAAAGGTACAAATATTACATAAGCACCGGTCATAAACCCCGACTGTGTCGCAGTGGTATACACAAGACCTATGGTTTGGAAAGCATATCCCAAAAGAGCAGAACATGCCACAAAGAAGGCTGGAAGAATGTAATCCCACCTTCGGTTTTCTTTTGAAAACAAAGTCTTACGGTAGAGGAGTAAGGTAATGATTCCAGCTAACCAAAATCGGACCGCTAAAAATAAGAAGGGAGGCACCGAATCGAGTGCAAGTTTGATGACCACAAAGGTTCCACCCCAAAGAATGGCCGCAATCACCAAAAAGAGTTCCGGAGTGAAGATCCTGGACATATGTGCCAATCTCAAAGGAAGAAAGGTCCAGAGCAAGGAAAAGATGAATAGGAAATTTAGAATCCGAAAACCACAGACCGGAACCACTCTCAGTTGGGAGATTTATTTTCCACCTGGTACAGCCACACAAGTGGGCGAAAGAATCAAAGAAATTTTGAGTTCGGTACCATTGCCAAACCAACCAGAACCAAGCGTTCGTATCTTTTCGGAAAAAATCAAATTAGAAAATACAAACTCTCACCAAATCACCTATCTTTTGTTTCATGGTCTCTTCTTGCGGGACATACGTTTGGTCATTGCAAGGACAAAGGATTGGGACAGTTCTGCCGAAGTAAGAGAAGAAGAATGGGACAGGATTTTAACAGAGGCTGTTTCCATTGCAAAACCCTTATTCAATGATCCTGAAGTAAAATTTTATGAAATTAAAGAGAACCTTCATATCAGTTACTTTGAAGATGAAATTACTGTTTCTCTTTCAATTCTTGGAGAGCCAGGTTACAAACGCGGGATTAAAGCAAACTTCCCTACCAGTGCTCCTGTTCCAGAAGACCTTAGCCAAATTCTTATCCAACAATGTTTTGAAATTTTTTTAGTTCCCAAAGAATCTGTATCTGCCTTATACATTCCCTTTGCCGGCACCTTGACATTTGCCACAGAATGGGCGTTACAATCCGAAAAAATCCCACTCCTATCTTTACCAAGAGAGTTTCTATTCAAACGAATGGTTTTGTTTCCCGATAAATCATTGGATCACTACAACAAGAAACTAAAACTTTCTTTGCCTTCCACTTCTTATTCCACTCCCATAGTCATCCAAGACACTGACCCCGCGTTAGAAAATTATTGGTTAGAGGAGTTCAAACGTTGGAGAAAAATAATACAAATAACCAATTGGGATCATAGCATTTCAGATTTTTTTAGAACTTTTCCTGTTTTGCCAGAAGCCGAAGAAGAAACTTCCCACTATTTTCTTCCACTAAACCCTCCCTATGGACTACGAAAAAATGAAAGAACTGAGTCAGAAGAAAAACTATATCAAAAAATTGGAAAACGATTAGAAGAACTTTTAAAACTCACCAAAAATAGTCCAAAGCTCATTGGATTTGTTCTTTGTCCTACTGAGGAAAAATGGAGTGATTGTATGCGAGAGTTAAGAAACTTTTCAAAAAAAACAATCCATGTCACTCATGGCGGAATCGACTTACGAGTATTATACTTTCATTCGGAGGGGAGAGTTGAAAGACGTACAAATTGAACCTGGATGGAAAGAAGTCCTACAATCGGAATTTGAAAAACCTTATTTTGCTAAATTACGAGAATGGGTAAAGGAAGAATACAAATCCAAAATCATTTACCCTCCCGCAAAATTAATCTTCAATGCCTTTGACTCTTGCCCTTTTGACAATGTAAAAGTAGTCATCCTCGGACAAGACCCTTACCATGGACCAGGACAAGCCCATGGCCTTTGTTTTTCTGTAAACGATGGAGTTCCGTTTCCCCCTTCACTACAAAATATCTTCAAAGAAATTGCCGATGATCTGCAAAAACCCATTCCAAAGTCGGGAAACTTAACCCATTTAGCAAACCAAGGAGTACTCCTTTTGAATGCGACTCTCACTGTTCAAAAGGACAAAGCAGGATCTCATCAAAACAAAGGTTGGGAAGAGTTTACCGATGCTGCTATTCGAATATTAGCAGAAAAAAAAACAAACATCGTATTTTTATTATGGGGATCCTTTGCCGGGAAAAAAGAAACACTAATTCCACCAAACAAACATTTGGTTTTAAAATCAGCACATCCATCCCCTCTTTCCGCTTACCGAGGATTTTTAGGAAACAAACATTTTTCAAAAACTAACGAATACTTAATTTCACAAGGAAAAGAACCCATTGACTGGTAACGAAAAAAAAGGGTATTTCTTTGTATTTTTGACAGGAGTATTTTTTGCTCTTGAAGTCATTGGATTTAAAGAAATTTTTCGAAACTACAATATAGAGCCAGAGATTGCTGCGCTCTTTGGAGTTGGATTTGCTTTTATCATTGTCACTCCCTACTTTCTAACCTCTAAAAGAAGAAGATCCAAGGTAATCATCACTGTCAGGCGAGATGGAATTGTTCTTACGTTGGGAACCATCTCCAATGCCTTTGGAATTGTTTTGTATTACTACGCTCTAAAACAAACTGATTTAGGACCAGCAGCGATCCTTATCAAAACTACTGTATTATATAATGTAATGCTCGGAGTTTTATTCCTTGGAGAAAGACTAAAGCAAATAGAAATTTTTGGTATCGCTATTGCGATTCTCGGAATTTATATGATCTCCACATTAGAAGGACAAATCAAAATTATATCTGCCTTTTGTATTTTACTCAGTGCCTTTCTATTTGCGATTCAAAGTTATATGATTAAAAAATATGTTCCCGAAATTTTAGGTCTAGAATATGCATACTTACGTCTTTTACTATTAAGTGTATTTTTCTTTCTTTATTCATTGTGGATCGGAAGTTTTCAAATTCCAGATATTTCTATCATTGTGATCCTTGGGTTATTTTCATTACTTGGATATTTTTTAGGAAGAGCATTCTACTTTGAAGCGCATAATTATCTGCCCATTAGTAAACTGAATGCAACACTTCTGATCGAACCTATATTTTTAATGTTTGTGGGAATTCTTTTTATGAAGGAACCTATTGACAGTCAAAAACTTGCTGGTGCAGGAATCATTCTCACTGGACTATATCTAATTGTATTTCACAGACAAAAGGCAAAACCATGAGAGAACTTCCAAAAATCCTCACTGATTTAGAAATCCAAAATTTACTTCAAACGGAAGATGATTGGAAACTAGAAACCAACGAAGGAATTTCTTTTTTTACTTTTTACAAAGAATTTAAAAACTTTAATGAGGCTTTTGTTTTCATCACAAAACTAGCATTAGTTTCAGAAAAATTAGACCACCACGCAGAAATTTGGAATGAATACAACAAGGTTCGTCTGAAACTGTTCACCCATGAAACAAACTCCCTTACAACAAAAGATAAAGATTGGATCACCCAAGTAATGGTATAAAAAAAGCCGGGGTTGGAATCCAACACCGGCTTTTGACTTATCAGTAAAGAACTGATTAAATCTCGATTTTGTAACCTACGCGGTAAGTTTGTCCACCGATAACCACTGGGTAAGCAACCCAAGGAGCAAGAGCAGAAGCTCCACCGATAGATTGAACTCCACCCACTCCCATTCCTGCGGAAAGGATAGTTTCGAGTTCAAAGAAAAGGTGACCTTTGTCAGTGATTTTTGTTTGCGCACCCACTAACCAGTTTAAGCCGATTCCGCTTGCGCCGAAACGAACGTTTTCTTTATGAATTCCTGGGTTTGGAGCATCACTAAGTAAAGATCCTCCTGGTCCAAGAAGTCCCGGAGCAAAAGTTTGAAGTCCTGGGTTGTTGATAGTTCCAGAAACTCCCCACCATCCTTGGAAGTAGTTCACACCAGCACCAACGTAAACAGCAGTGTCGTTAGCAGCGTTGTAAAGTTTGATACCTAGGTAAGTTGGAACAGTCCAAGCAGTGTAATGCCACTCTTGGTCTAACCATTTGTAACCCATAACTGTAGAAGAAGTATCACCACCAGCGATTTTGGTAGTGTAGTTTACGTTGATTCTCCAAAAAAGGCTATTGATTCCAAAGATCCCTTCTTTTTCATAACCTACGTTAACGTTACCACCCACCATTGCGCCATTAGTTTTTGCTCCAACAGCACCACCAGTAGTTCTCTTTAAGCTGATCAGAGTGTTTTCTGAATAAATTGCTTTTTGAAGGGAACCAGTAGGTTGACCTGTAGAGGATAACTGTGGGTTTCTTGAATCGAGACCATCTTTTGTAATGGTTCCACCGAGTTGAGCAAGGTCAAATTGTGCTCCAAGACCGATCATAAAATAAGAACGAGGACCAGATTGTGCGCTTAAGCTACCAGCTAAGCACAAAAGTAAGAACCCCATCATTCCAAAACGTAGAGATTTCAGCATGCGATGATTACTCCTTAGTGAGTTTTTCCTGAATTTTTTTTCGTACCTGTGGACAAACGAATGCAAGTGAGCAGTCGTTCATACCGACAATTGCAATGAAACTAGTCGTTCTTCTAGGATTTGTCAAATAAAATTGTTAAATCTAAACGAAAATTGTGTTAAATGTGGTAATTCCAATGAGTCTAATGCCGTCTAAACAACTTTTCCTTATTTGCAGATTGTTTTTACTATTTGTTCTGTTTTCAAGCGATCAGTTTGCGCGGGAGCGAAAGGTCATTCGTTTTTCAGGCGAATTGATGCATTGGGATGCAGTCGGGCCCGAACCTCAGTTTCGTTTCCTCGATAGCACAAGCCTCCGAGAAAAAACCATCTATTGTGATGCTGAAACCATGCGTTTGGTCCTTGGAAACCAGTCTTTTGAAAAACACCATATTGAAGGAAAAGCCACCCAACTGAATCCCACCTCCGATATTTGGCTTTGTGTAGGACGCCCCCATATTTTCCAAAAGTACCAGGTTTCGGTAAGTTCCCCTGCATCCCAGTCCAAACGGATCCAAGGCCAAGTGATTGAATCCGATGGTGAAACGGGTCAAATTGTTTACCTAGTCCGTGGAAAACGTTCCTATTTGACCATTGAGCCTGCTTTGGCAAAGGAAATGGCGGAAGCCCTCTCTAAAATGCAAACGGTAGAAATCAATGGAGAATACCGCTATGACAGGATAAAACGTTATTACACAAAAGATTGATGAATTTTTGTTCGTCATTAGGGCCCGATTCTTTGGAATGGATTTGATGCAGGCTTTTTTAGTTTTAGCAAACGGAACGGTCATGAAGGGCCGATCCTTCGGTGCAAATAAGAATTCCATTGGTGAGGTGGTCTTTAACACCTCTATGGCAGGTTATCAGGAAATCATTACTGATCCCTCCTACAAAGGCCAACTGGTGACCCTCACTTATCCCATGATTGGGAATTACGGTATCAATCCAGACGATATGGAATCCGATCGGATCCAAGCTTCGGGTCTGATTGTCAAAGAATACGTGAAACGACCTTCCAACTTCCAATCCAAAGAAACACTAAGTGAGTTTTTAATTCGGTTTGGGGTCCCTGCCATTGAAGGAATCGATACCCGTAAACTAACGCGCATGATACGCAATTCAGGTGCCATGTCTTGTGGTATTTTTATCAGCGAAACTTATGAAGATTCCTTTCTCGAGGCAGTAAAAAACGCTCCATCCATGGAAGGACAAGACTTAGCCCAAGTTGTCACGTGTGAAAAACCGTATGAATACGGAGCACATTCTCCTAGTAAATTCAAACTGGCGGTCTACGACTTCGGGATCAAACGCAATATACTAAAACTTTTGGATGCAGCCGGATTCAATGTCCATGTTTATCCTGCAAAAACAAAGGCGGAAGATTTACTGAAAGAAGGTTTTGATGCCTATTTCCTTTCTAATGGTCCAGGTGATCCTGCTCCATTAGATTATGCCATTGCTTCAGCAAAGGCCATTATGGAGGCAAAAAAGCCACTCTTTGGAATTTGTTTAGGCCACCAAATCATAGGCCTTGCTCTTGGGAAAAAGACAGCCAAACTTAAGTTTGGTCACCGTGGTGGGAACCATCCTGTCCGAAACGAAGAAACAGGGAAAATTGAAATCACATCCCAAAACCATGGGTTTCATGTATTAGGTGAATCAACTAGTGAGATGCCAATCACGAGGATCAATTTATTTGACCAAACGGTAGCCGGTCTAAAAATCGCAGGCCTTCCTGTGATGGCAGTCCAATACCACCCAGAAGCATGCCCTGGTCCCCATGACTCAGCCTATCATTTCCAAGAATTTTATACTATGGTAGAATCCTCTAAATCGTAAGATTTGGTAAAAAAGTGAGGCAATTCATGTCATACAACGAAGATAAAAATTTTTGGGGAATCCCATACGGAACCGAAATCACTGCAGAAGCATTTGTAAAAGACATTTGGGATCCAAGTACTGAAGAAATTCTAACACCAAAACAATTTTTTGGTCTTGGTTGGGGAATCAACCTACATGCCCTGGGACGTAGAGTGGGCGTGATCAAATAGAACCTTTTTTAACATCTTTGCAAACGCATCTCTTCCTTTTTGGTTGAGGTGCGTCAGATCTGCAAAATACTGATAGTCATCTAAAAACACAGATTTAAAATCAAAAACTACCACCTTCTTCTTGTTAGGATCGGTTGTAATTGCCCTGAAAAACATATCAGCTACAAAGTTTGCATTTGTTTGCATCATATCCTTTTCCATCTTTGGAGAAAATGGGATTCGCAAAATAACTACATCTAGATTCCGTTTTTCCCACAATCGCAAACATTCCCACCATATTTGCATAGAAAGATCTCGTTTACCTGCCAAAACCTGTGTGTTTAAGTTTGAAAATTCTTCCGATTCTTTTAAAGTCGGATCTTCACCGATAAACTTCCAAACCCAAGATCCTTGGTTTTTTGTCATACTGTCTTGAATAAACTTAAATTCTTGTTTCCTTCGCGGGACATCTGTTTGAGCGATGGGGTCATAAACCAAACGATTTAGATTAGAGCTGAGTCCGAAATAAGGAAATACAGAAATAATCAATTTCCAACTAAAATCAGTTAGGTTAGAAAAATACGCCTTTTGTAACAAAGGATGAGTGATTGTATGAGAGGAAAAATTTCCAAATGAATAGAACAATTGTCTGCTGGCATCAGTTACAGAGTTTTTACTGGTATTTAACGGAGAAAGATTTACATAAACTTTTTTTAATTTAGGAAGTTTGTATACCACATCCAAAGAGTCGGCAAGAATTCCCTCTGGTTGTTGGCTGGGTTTGGGAAGGTATAAAACCTCTTCCACTAACACTCCTTCTAATTCGGCAATCAGATCGGGTGATATGCCACTGACAATTTGACTATCACCTATTACCAACACCTTTGCTTCATTGAATATCTTTCGTTTATTTGCAAAATACCAATAGGAAGAAGTAGTTTCACAAAATGGTACAACCCACTCTAAACTAATGTGCATAAATAGAGAAAGGATGGTCAGAGTGATTATTAGAAAACGGATCTTCATCATGGTCATTAAAACTGAAAATAGAAAAAATCCTGTTTCCCAAAAGGAGAAAATAAGGAAAACCAAAGAAACAAAATAAAGAACATCAAAAGAAATGGATAAGGTTTCGATGAAATAAAAAAGGTGGGACGTTCCGTTTGTAATCTCTCTTGCCAAAAATCAAATGCAAGTAAAGGGATCGAAGTGAGAAGGATCATCAAAGGAATAGAAGATATCTCTGGAAGATGAGATAAATTACCAATGATTAACTTTGTTTCTGAAGGAGAATGAATGCGAAATAAAAGAAGTCCTAAAGAAAAAGTATAAAAGGTTAAAATCGTTCCTAAAATGGATTGAAGGCGACTATTCTCTTTTACAAATCCATACTGTTTTAAACAACGATATAGGACCAAACAAAGTCCCAAATACACTCCCCAAATAACAAAACCGTAACCTGCCCCATGCCAAATTCCCGCCAAAAACCATACAATCATTAGGTTTGCATTTTCCCGAAAGAAACCATGCCTATTACCACCTAACCTAATGTAAACGTAATCACGCAACCAAGTGGAAAGGGAAATATGCCATTTGGACCAAAATTCTGATGGATTTGAAGAAAAAAATGGGCGTTTAAAATTATTCATCAAACGAAAACCCATCATTTCTGCAAGGCCCATGGCACAAAGGGAATAACCAAAAAAGTCTGCATAAACTTGAAATGCTATCACTGGAGCCACAACCCATAAAATTCCTGGTTCCAAAGTTTCAAATGATAAGGCATGAATTTCCACATACCTGGAGAATGGATCGGCAATCGTGGACTTAATAAAAACCCCCCAAATAAAAAGGGAGACCCCATTCCAAATATTTTCACTTGCGATTGTTTGTTTAGATTCTATTTGTGGAATGAGATTACCCGGTCTCTCGATTGGACCAAGTAACAATAGAGGGAAAAACAAATCATAGATGGCAAATGTAAAGAAGTTCTTACATGGCAAAATGCGTCCATCGTAAACCTCAATCAAATAACTGATGTTGTGAAAGGTATAAAAAGAAATCCCAATGGGTAACAAAATTTCCGGTTTCCATTCCAATCCAGGGAAACCAAAGCCAATCTTTAAATCAGAGAACAACTCCCAAGCAAAAACAAAATACTTAAAAACTCCCAAATACAACAAATTGGAAGTTACACCGAATACAAAAAAAATTTTACGTTTACTACTTACAATTGAAGAAAGATATCGCGCCAAACTATAATTAAATACTACTGAGATTAACAATAATACTGTTGCATTCAAATTCCATTGTGAATAGAAATAAATTCCGAAAAGCAAAAGTAAATGTTTTCTGATCCTATCCGAAACAAAATAATAGATTAGATAAAAAAATACAAAATGAGAGAGAAAGGAAATGGAGTTAAATAACACGAGTCGTTACTTAGGCTTCTTCAACCATTTCCAAAAATTGGTTTTTATCCTTCGTGTCATTCGGATAGGATAAATTTAAAACTCTAAAAGTTGCGCGAAAAGATCCAATAATGGCTTCTTCTTTTTTTGCAAAGGACGATTTGATTTTTTTGATCACAACATCTGTTTCTTCTTTATCCTTGCCATGAAGAACCATTGCAAACTTGCCTTGTCCAACGCGGGTAAAAAAGTCCAACTCCCCGATATGATCCATCATAGTTTTGCGTAAAGCATCCGCATAACGAGCAAATGTTCCAGCTCCGACCAAATGAACCATTCTGGAAACATTTTGAATTTTAAATAAAGAAACAGTAAAATTTAAATTCATTTGTGAAGCTTTTTCAATTTCACTCAAAATTCGAGACTCTAATGGATTGAATGGATTTCTAAACAATGCTTCTTTTTCTTGCAAGATAAGAAGATTGGCAAAAACGGGTGCGGAGGTTTCAAGTAAAGCGACGGCAACATCTCTTGTTGTATCAGTCCAAGTAGATCCAGTTGAGTGCACAATGACCATACCTACAAGCCAATTCAAATTGATGATTGGAAGGATTGTAAATTCACTCATGATTCCCAATTCATCATTTGTAAAAATTGATTTTAATTCGGAATCTTCTCTAAAGTTTTCCAATTTATAAACGCCTGGAACGTTCGAAACCATTCCGACGATATCAGAGTCTTTACTTAGTTTAAAGTCTTTGGCACGTTCAGGTAAAATAAAATTGGAACCAAACACGATATAGTCGGATCTAGTTTCAGAATCTAATACTAAGAATGAGAATTGTTTTACACCCAGCTTGTTTTTAATATTATCAACTAGAAGATCGTAAGCTTCATCCATTTTGCGAACACGTGCAAAATCACGAGCTGATTGCAAAACAGATTCATTAATTTCAATGACTTCTTTTGCTTGAACTAAATTGTCATTCATTTGCTCAAACTCAGATACTCTTTCAAACACAGAACCGGCAATATCGCCGACAATTTTTGCAAATTCTAAGTCATCAGTGATGTATTCTTCGCCATTGATTAGTTTTCCAAGTGACAATACGCCAAAACACTTTTGACCATGCCGAATGGGAACAAGGATTTCAGAACCCATATCATTTAATAACTTTAACTCTCGATTGGGTAACCGTGAGGATTTAAATTCCCCTGCATAAATAACAGTTTCTGAATCGGAAATTCGAGAATAAATTTCATCATTTGGAGAAAGGTACCAACTGTCTTTTGATTGGATCCCTTGTGCAGCAACTGCTTCCCATTTAGGATTTTTAGGGTTTGTAGAAGTAAGGACCACCACTGAATTACAACCGACTTGTCCAATCAAACTATAAACTAAATTATCAAAATAATCAGAGAACTCTTTGGAAGAAGCGATTTCCTTTGTGATTTCAAAGATAGCTTGGTAGTTTTCGATGCGTTTTTTAGAAGCCAGATGATATGACATAGGAGCAGTTCCAAAATCTGATTCATCGTCAAAAAGTACGTCTTCTCCAATGGGAGCTGGATCTTCTTTTGTGGGTCTAAGCGGTTGTTTTGCTGCTTCTTTTTTAGCATCATTCTCCCACTCATCAAAAATATTGACTTCTGGAAGTGGAGCATCTGGTTCCGAAATATCATCATGAAAGTCACGGTCAACCAAATCATCATCTAACTCTGATTTGTTTGCAGTAGGGAGTTTTGGTTCTTCCAGTGATGGTTCTAGATTTATTTCTGGTAGTTCTGAATCTTCTGAGATTTCTTCTGGAGTCGGCTCGTCAAAAGAAGGTAAATCAAAATCTAAATCAGGTTCTTCTAATGCCTCTGGTTCCGAATCTTCATCTGAAATGGGTTGGTAGTCGCTCGGGCCGTCATCCAAATCATTTTCTAATTGCGGAAGTGGATTCTCATCCCAAGTATCATCCGCTAACTCACCAAAGTC
This portion of the Leptospira terpstrae serovar Hualin str. LT 11-33 = ATCC 700639 genome encodes:
- the ung gene encoding uracil-DNA glycosylase, giving the protein MKDVQIEPGWKEVLQSEFEKPYFAKLREWVKEEYKSKIIYPPAKLIFNAFDSCPFDNVKVVILGQDPYHGPGQAHGLCFSVNDGVPFPPSLQNIFKEIADDLQKPIPKSGNLTHLANQGVLLLNATLTVQKDKAGSHQNKGWEEFTDAAIRILAEKKTNIVFLLWGSFAGKKETLIPPNKHLVLKSAHPSPLSAYRGFLGNKHFSKTNEYLISQGKEPIDW
- the carA gene encoding glutamine-hydrolyzing carbamoyl-phosphate synthase small subunit; the encoded protein is MQAFLVLANGTVMKGRSFGANKNSIGEVVFNTSMAGYQEIITDPSYKGQLVTLTYPMIGNYGINPDDMESDRIQASGLIVKEYVKRPSNFQSKETLSEFLIRFGVPAIEGIDTRKLTRMIRNSGAMSCGIFISETYEDSFLEAVKNAPSMEGQDLAQVVTCEKPYEYGAHSPSKFKLAVYDFGIKRNILKLLDAAGFNVHVYPAKTKAEDLLKEGFDAYFLSNGPGDPAPLDYAIASAKAIMEAKKPLFGICLGHQIIGLALGKKTAKLKFGHRGGNHPVRNEETGKIEITSQNHGFHVLGESTSEMPITRINLFDQTVAGLKIAGLPVMAVQYHPEACPGPHDSAYHFQEFYTMVESSKS
- a CDS encoding DMT family transporter; translation: MTGNEKKGYFFVFLTGVFFALEVIGFKEIFRNYNIEPEIAALFGVGFAFIIVTPYFLTSKRRRSKVIITVRRDGIVLTLGTISNAFGIVLYYYALKQTDLGPAAILIKTTVLYNVMLGVLFLGERLKQIEIFGIAIAILGIYMISTLEGQIKIISAFCILLSAFLFAIQSYMIKKYVPEILGLEYAYLRLLLLSVFFFLYSLWIGSFQIPDISIIVILGLFSLLGYFLGRAFYFEAHNYLPISKLNATLLIEPIFLMFVGILFMKEPIDSQKLAGAGIILTGLYLIVFHRQKAKP
- a CDS encoding porin OmpL1 yields the protein MLKSLRFGMMGFLLLCLAGSLSAQSGPRSYFMIGLGAQFDLAQLGGTITKDGLDSRNPQLSSTGQPTGSLQKAIYSENTLISLKRTTGGAVGAKTNGAMVGGNVNVGYEKEGIFGINSLFWRINVNYTTKIAGGDTSSTVMGYKWLDQEWHYTAWTVPTYLGIKLYNAANDTAVYVGAGVNYFQGWWGVSGTINNPGLQTFAPGLLGPGGSLLSDAPNPGIHKENVRFGASGIGLNWLVGAQTKITDKGHLFFELETILSAGMGVGGVQSIGGASALAPWVAYPVVIGGQTYRVGYKIEI
- a CDS encoding 4a-hydroxytetrahydrobiopterin dehydratase; this translates as MRELPKILTDLEIQNLLQTEDDWKLETNEGISFFTFYKEFKNFNEAFVFITKLALVSEKLDHHAEIWNEYNKVRLKLFTHETNSLTTKDKDWITQVMV
- a CDS encoding DUF5808 domain-containing protein produces the protein MSYNEDKNFWGIPYGTEITAEAFVKDIWDPSTEEILTPKQFFGLGWGINLHALGRRVGVIK
- a CDS encoding DMT family transporter; translation: MSRIFTPELFLVIAAILWGGTFVVIKLALDSVPPFLFLAVRFWLAGIITLLLYRKTLFSKENRRWDYILPAFFVACSALLGYAFQTIGLVYTTATQSGFMTGAYVIFVPLLQIVIERKLPSLRTWVAVLIVVIGLFLISQNGKSYEEITKTVGFGYGDGLTLIGAFFFAIYIILIDIFSKKIPTQILVSFEILLIAIVSTTLFPVESIFLNQQISIQFDLKFWIGILYTSIFATIFTTQIQARYQKAVPPARAGLLYSLEPVFSFFLAYLVLGERLEMVGAVGSGLTLFGIVFSEMGKWNKREE
- a CDS encoding cyclic nucleotide-binding domain-containing protein yields the protein MQLPLWKSILKRDENPITEISHFLRETAIFEGMSRRTLREVARLIHKRKYYAGETIFYQGQAGTGVYLILQGKVEIFSEREGVTLKLAELEKGAFFGELALFQDFPRSATAVALVDSILLGFFQPELKTLLETKPRVGNDLLLSFASIIADRLRKTNDTLEAAYFKSKKNKTK
- a CDS encoding AI-2E family transporter: MNLKEFNLSSLILRSAFFGLIALTVLIGVVGVKFLAIPLLISGIHFYIFHGIVDYFESRGIHRAITIIFIFTILIAGAYWFLAFYLPNLFEKAQPIVSEWSMKMDDPNFQLLDFNKLPVVSQNPELWKKIIHPEEVAKMATTNLEEFLRSLVVMIPTFISWMIIIPIISFFLLLDANLIYKTVISFIPNRFFEMFLMVFYRMNQQITSYLKSLVIQCGIMAIVASIGFYIVGVKFFILFGVFLGVANSIPYLGPLVGAIPPILFSILFPEMSPSIGSIASVVVVAQLVDNAIVQPVVIANAVSLHPLAILIGIAVGGNFFGIFGMLLAIPVLSILKVTIGILYHALKEHQII